The genomic segment CTATCATTTTATGCATCAGGAAACTTTTGAGCAAATCTCACTACCCGGTGAGATGATCGAAAGCGCTGATTTGCTGAAAGAGGGCAATATTGTTGAGGTTATGTTTCATACCGAAGAGGAGCGGGCGCTGACCTGCGAACTTCCTGCTTTTGTTGAGTTGGAGGTTACCTATACCGAACCTGGATTAAAGGGCGATACTGCCTCTTCTAACGCGCTTAAACCTGCAACTGTAGAAACGGGTGCCATAATTCGAGTTCCACTTTTTATTAATACTGGTGAGCGAATTAAAATCGATACCCGCGCTAGGGAATATGCTGAGCGTGCAAAGTAAAATTAACTGGTAGTTCATCTCCTTTACCTCTTGACTTTCGCTTTTTTTGTCTTAAATTTATACAGGTGA from the Williamwhitmania sp. genome contains:
- the efp gene encoding elongation factor P; translation: MATTADFRNGLCLEFNGKLYAIVQFQHVKPGKGAAFVRTKMKNLEDGRVIENTFSAGEKINTIRVERRPYQYLYNDDMGYHFMHQETFEQISLPGEMIESADLLKEGNIVEVMFHTEEERALTCELPAFVELEVTYTEPGLKGDTASSNALKPATVETGAIIRVPLFINTGERIKIDTRAREYAERAK